Genomic segment of Kibdelosporangium phytohabitans:
GATCTCCTCGGCGAACAGGCCGTTCTTCTGCGCCGCCGCGGCCCGCTGGTGCGACCGCGCCGCGAACTCGTCCTGCCGGGCGCGGGTGACGCTGTAGCGCGAGTTGTACTTCTCCGTGGACGCGCCCATGGCGACCTGGTCGAACGCGCAGAACAGACCGTCGTGCGCCATGTGGTCGAGCATGGTGACGTCGCCGTACTTGAACCCGCTGCGCGACTTCGGCAGCAGGTGCGGTGCCTGCGTCATGGACTCCTGGCCGCCCGCGACGACGATGTCGAACTCGCCAGCCCTGATCAGCTGGTCGGCCAACGCGATGGCGTCGAGGCCGGACAGGCAGACCTTGTTGACGGTCAGCGCGGGCACGCTCATCGGGATGCCCGCCGCGACCGCGGCCTGCCGGGCGGGGATCTGGCCCGCGCCCGCGGTCAGCACCTGACCCATGATCACGTACTCGACCTGCTCTGGCTTGACCCCGGCCCGCTCGAGCGCGCCCTTGATCGCGAACCCACCGAGCTGCGTGCCGGAGAAGTCCTTGAGCTGCCCGAGCAGTCGCCCCATCGGGGTACGTGCTCCAGCGACGATGACGGAACCGGACACAACTGCCTCCATGCGAAAGTTGCGAGCGCTCGTTAACCTGACGATACCCATGGGTATAGCTCTGCAACGATTCCGATTGGCACGCGGTGTCGCGCACACCACAGAAGTGTCGCGCGCACGTCTCCGAGGGTGCTTACTCTCGTTGTCATGCCCGACGACACAGTAGCCAAGGTCACCGCGATCGACCACGTGGGTATCGCCGTGCCCGATCTGGACGAGGCGATCGACTTCTACCAACAGACGTTCGGCCTGGTCCTGACCGTGACCGAGGTCAACGAGGAGCAAGGGGTGCGCGAGGCGATGCTGCGCGCACCGGGTGACGACGGCTCGGGCACAGCGATCCAGTTGCTCGCGCCGCTGACGCCCG
This window contains:
- a CDS encoding acetyl-CoA C-acetyltransferase, whose translation is MSGSVIVAGARTPMGRLLGQLKDFSGTQLGGFAIKGALERAGVKPEQVEYVIMGQVLTAGAGQIPARQAAVAAGIPMSVPALTVNKVCLSGLDAIALADQLIRAGEFDIVVAGGQESMTQAPHLLPKSRSGFKYGDVTMLDHMAHDGLFCAFDQVAMGASTEKYNSRYSVTRARQDEFAARSHQRAAAAQKNGLFAEEIVPVSVPQRKGDPLVVDTDEGVRGDTTPETLAKLRPAFASDGTITAGSASPISDGAAAVVVMSKAKAEELGLTWLAEIGAHGVVAGPDASLHEQPSNAIKAALAKDNLTADDLDLIEINEAFAAVGLVSADQLGIGEDKVNVNGGAIALGHPIGMSGARLALHLALELKRRGGGVGAAALCGGGGQGDALIIRVPQQ